One Thiocapsa sp. genomic window, CGCCGTTGCGGCAAGCGCATCCTGATCGCCGAGGACACGCAGGGACGGGGCGAAGAGCTGGCCGACTACGCCGAGGCGTTGGGCCAGCTCGCCGACGAATGCGCCGAGCAGCAGCCGCTCCTGTCACCGGTGCGCACCCTGGAGCGGATCCGCGCACTGCAGGCGCCGGACTCCTTCGCCGGGCTCAGCAACCACCGTCTGTTGCGCTTGGCCGTCGCCGCCTCGCAGTCCGCCGCGCTGTCCAGTCGGGCCGAGATCTATCCCAAGGGCATGTCCGCCGAGCGCAGCATCGAGCTGGCCCAGGGCGCCTTGCTGGGGAGCGGTGCGCTCTCGGTCGCCCAGGTGCAGGATCGGATCCAGGGCCGCTACCCCGAGGCCCGGCCGCTCCCCGGCCGGCCGCAGCTCGACGCCCTGCTGCAGCGGCTCGATCTGGGCTTCATCTGGGACGCCAAGGCCGAGCACGGTGAACAGCGCGGTGCCTACTGCCTGCCGCGCGCCGGCTTGCTCGGGTACGGCGGCAGCACCATCGCCGCCACGCCAACCAGCATTCACTACACGCAACAGGAGGCGGGCGACATCGCCGCCGCCCGCGAGCTCGGCCAATTCGATCGGATCGTTCGCAACGCACTCGACTCGGCGCGCTTCCTAGCCCTGTCGGTCCGGCCGACGCTCTGGCGGCGTGCACAGCAGCGCCTGTCAGAGGTCTTCGGGCTGGAGATTGTCAGCTTCGATGCGCTGCTGTTGCGGCATCTGCACGGACTGTGCGACGGCATGGCCAATCCACCCGACTGGCAGGTCGTGCTCAAGGCCGACGCCGCCGATCCGGGCAGCGTCGATTGGTCGCGTCTGCAAGGGCTGGTGCGGCGCGTCCTGCCGGCCATGGCCGAGGAGCTCAAGGCAGCGAGCCGGCCGGTGCTGCTCACCGATTCCGGACTCATCGCCCGCTACGGCCTGATCGACAGCTGGCTCGGTGATCTTCGCCGACATCTCCAGGACGACCCCCGTGCGCAGGCCCTGCTGCTCCTCATCGCCAACGACACCGCAACCGCCGGCGCCGTGATCGAGCGTGTCAGCGTTCCGAGCGGTGCGGGGAGCCGAGAGTTCGCACGCATCCCGAGCGCCTGGCTTCTGTCTGCGGACGCGCAGGGTCATCCCGCAGGTCGGCAAGGTGAAGCAGTGTAACGGGCATGGTTAAGTCTCCGCCGCGGTCGCGAGATCTGCTCTATATCCCGTTTATACCTTTTTAGGTATAGTTGTACCCATGGCAGACCAAGTGCGACCCCTGTTCTGGATCGGAAGTAGCAAGAGCGGTATTGCCACGCCGAAGGAAGACATGGAATTGATTCGCGCCCGATTTAAAGTGGCGCAGACGATTGCGCAGGAGTTGAGAGATGACAAAACGCACCATTGAAGGCATCGAGGTCGAAACGGGTTCCAGCAATGTCTTTTCCGACCTTGACTTACCCGATGCGGAGAAGCTCAAGATCAAGTCCGGTCTGGTGATCGAGATCACCCGCGCGGTTCGCAAGCTCGGCCTCACGCAGGAAGACGCCGGCCGCCGCATGGGCATCCCGCAACCGAAGGTGTCGGCCCTGCTGCGCGGCGACTTCGCGAACCTGTCCGAGCGCAAGCTGATGGAGTGTCTGAACCGGCTCGGGTACGACATCGAAATCAAGGTTAAGCCCGCTGCGGAGCCGGTCGGGCACCTGACGATCGCGATCGGATGACCGCAACTCCGCCGCGATCACGTAGATCTCCGAAATCTTGAGCCTGCTCGAAGATGACGGCTGGTACCTGGTTGCCACGAAGGGAAGCCATCGTCAATTTAAGTACCCGACCAAGCCAGGTCGCGTGACGGTTTCCGGAAAACCAAGCGATGATGTGGCACCGGGAACCAAGAACAGTGTTTCTAAACAATCAGGTTGGAAGTGAGCCTCATGCGCTATGCCATCGTCATAGAAAAAGCGGCAGGCAATTTTTCCGCCTACGTTCCTGATCTTCCCGGCTGCATTTCGCGCTCAATCCGCCGGTCTCGCGCGCGATCGACGTCACGGTGCGGGAACGGCGGGTCGTGATTGTTCGGGCCTTCATCAAGAAGACCCAGAAGACACCGCGCAAGGAAATCGAGATCGCCCTTGACCGGGCGCGAGAGGTTCATGAATGACCAAAATCAGCGATCTGCATCAAGAATGGATGCACGATTCCGAGTATCGGGAGGCGTATGACGCTCTTGAAGAGGAGTTCAGCATTGCCGCGCTGCTGATCGAGACGCGAGCACGCGCGGGGCTAACGCAGGCTGAGCTTGCGCAACGGATCAATACAACGCAGTCGATGATCGCACGGCTTGAGAGCGGTCATGTCATGCCAACGACCCGCACACTGGAAAAGATCGCCAAGGCCACAGGCTCAAGGCTCAAGATCAGCTTTGAGCCACGCTTCGGTGCGCATTCCACATCTTCAAGCCCTCGATGATCCACCCCCAACGCCTCCTCGCCGACCTCCAATCCCTGCTGCCCCGGCTCGAGCAGGACATCCTCGCCTACACCGGCACCCGACCTGAGCTGGAGGCGCACCTCGAGGCCGAGTACGCCAAGGCGCGGGAGGCCAACCGCACCGCGGAGCATTTCGTCGCCTGGCGCGAGGCGCAGATCACCCAGGCCGCCGCGGCCTGGGTGCTGACCGGCGTCTTCGTGCGCTTTCTGGAAGACAACCGGCTGCTGGATGCGCCGCTGATCTCGGGACCGGCGGACCGCTCAGGCCATGGCTCGGGCCGGGGACCAGGGCATGGTTCAGGTCAGGGCGCGCTGCAACAGGCAAAGGACCGGCAGAGCGTCTATTTCGCGGAGCATCCCACCCACGCCGAGCGCGACTATCTGCTGGCCGTCTTCGAGGAGCTGGCGACCCTGCCGGCGATGGCCGAGCTGCTCGACCGCGCCCACAACCCGCTCTGGCAGCTCCCGCTCTCGGCCGACGGCGCCAAGGCCCTGATCGACTTCTTCCAGCGCCTCGACCCCGAGACCGGCGCCATCCTGCACGACTTTACCTGCTCCCCAGCTGGCTCCCAAGCCGGCGCCGACGATGTCCCGGCCATGGACACCCGCTTCCTCGGCGATCTCTACCAGGATCTCTCCGAGTCGGTCCGCAAGCGCTATGCGCTGCTGCAGACCCCCGAGTTCGTCGAGCGCTTCATCCTCGATCACACCCTGGAGCCGGCCAAGGCCGCCTTCGGTCTGCCGGGGCTCACGCTGATCGACCCGACCTGCGGCTCGGGCCACTTCCTGCTGAGCGCCTTCCAGCGGCTGTTCGACGATTGGCAGCGGCGCGAGCCCGCCACCAACGCCCGCGCGCTGGCCCAGCGGGCGCTCGACGCCATCCACGGCGTCGACATCAACCCCTATGCCATCGCCATCGCCCGCTTCCGCCTGCTGATCGCCGCCATGATGGCGGCGGGCAGCGACCGGCTCAAGGATGCGCCCGACTTCCACTTCCACCTCGCCGTCGGCGACTCGCTCCTGCACGGGCCGCGACACGAATCGCAAGGGCAGGGCATCCAGGGCGACATGCTCGACGACACCCTGACGCATGTCTTCGAGGTCGAAGACAAGGCCAAGCTCGAACGCATCCTCGGCCAGCGCTACCCGGTCGTGGTCGGTAACCCGCCCTATATCACCGTCAAGGACAAGGCACTGAATCAGGCGTATCGGGACAAGTACACGGCCTGTCATATCGCCAATACTCGCTCGGCGTGCCCTTCACCGAACGCTTTTTCGATCTGGCCCTGCCCGGCCCGGTTGCACAGGGGGACAACCGCCCGGCCGGATTCGTCGGTATGATTACCGCCAACACTTTCATGAAGCGCGAGTTCGGCAAGAAGCTGATCGAGGCGTATCTACCGCGCAAGGATCTCACCCATGTCATCGACACCTCCGGGGCCTACATCCCCGGTCACGGCACGCCGACCGTGATCCTCTTCGGGCGCAACCAGAGGCCCCGGGCCGATCGGCTGCGCGCCGTGCTCGGAATTCGCGGCTGAGCCGAGCACGCCGGAGGATGCGGCGCAGGGCAAGGTGTGGCGGTCGATCGTCGATCTGCTGGAGCGGCCGGGAAGCGAGAACGCGTTCGTCAGCGTGGTGGATCAGGAGCGCGGGCTCTATGCAAGGCATCCCTGGAGTGTCGGCGGAGGCGGTGCATCCGAGCTGAAAGAGCTGATCGAGTCCGCCGCCCGGACCGCTGCCCCCGCCCCGGTCACCCAAGCCCCCGATGACGCCACCCACGCATCTGGTGACGCAGCTCCAGCTGCGTCACCCGCGCGAAGAAGCTCTGCTTCACGAGACGACGAGACTCGTGAAGCTGGAGCTTCGTCTCCCTGGTCACGAAGCGGGAGCTTCGTGACCAGGGCACTCGCTGACTATGCCAGTGAAATTGGCTTCGGAGCAGTGACGCGCGAAGACCAAGCCTACTTGATCGGCGAGAAGGTGTGCCGACGTGTCGGGATTCGGGATGCTCAGATCCGACCGTTGGTCGAGGGTGAGTGGGTGCGCGACTGGTCGATCGACAATCCGGTTGGTGGGATTTGGCCGTATGACGCGGAGTGTTCTTGCGCACAAGCTGATGATGCGGTGAGCCACTTCTTGTGGCCGCTCAAGACTCAGTTGTCGCAGAGGGTTGCTTATGGCTTGAGCCAGTTGGAGCGCGGTCTTCAATGGTTCGAGTATTCGATGTTCTTCCCGCAGCGGTTTCGTAATCCACGCTCCATCACCTTCGCCTTCGTCGCCACCCACAATCATTTTGTCCTCGACCGGGGCAGCAAGGTCTTCAAACAGTCCGCGCCAGTCATCAAGCTCCCCGCCGGGGCAAGCGAGGCCGATCATCTGGCCCTGCTGGGTCTGCTCAACAGCTCGACCGGCTGCTTTTGGATGAAGCAGGTGTTGCATAGCAAGGGCGGTGGTGGAATCGGTGGCGGACTGGCAAGCGAGGAGTGGGAGCAGTTCTATGAGCACACGTCCACCGGTCTGAAGGAATTTCCGGTCGCCCCCGACCCGGAAGGCGATGCACGCGATCTCGCCCACCAACTCGAC contains:
- a CDS encoding helix-turn-helix domain-containing protein, which encodes MTKRTIEGIEVETGSSNVFSDLDLPDAEKLKIKSGLVIEITRAVRKLGLTQEDAGRRMGIPQPKVSALLRGDFANLSERKLMECLNRLGYDIEIKVKPAAEPVGHLTIAIG
- a CDS encoding type II toxin-antitoxin system HicA family toxin, giving the protein MSLLEDDGWYLVATKGSHRQFKYPTKPGRVTVSGKPSDDVAPGTKNSVSKQSGWK
- a CDS encoding type II toxin-antitoxin system RelE/ParE family toxin, which translates into the protein MDVTVRERRVVIVRAFIKKTQKTPRKEIEIALDRAREVHE
- a CDS encoding helix-turn-helix transcriptional regulator; its protein translation is MTKISDLHQEWMHDSEYREAYDALEEEFSIAALLIETRARAGLTQAELAQRINTTQSMIARLESGHVMPTTRTLEKIAKATGSRLKISFEPRFGAHSTSSSPR
- the pglX gene encoding BREX-2 system adenine-specific DNA-methyltransferase PglX, which encodes MIHPQRLLADLQSLLPRLEQDILAYTGTRPELEAHLEAEYAKAREANRTAEHFVAWREAQITQAAAAWVLTGVFVRFLEDNRLLDAPLISGPADRSGHGSGRGPGHGSGQGALQQAKDRQSVYFAEHPTHAERDYLLAVFEELATLPAMAELLDRAHNPLWQLPLSADGAKALIDFFQRLDPETGAILHDFTCSPAGSQAGADDVPAMDTRFLGDLYQDLSESVRKRYALLQTPEFVERFILDHTLEPAKAAFGLPGLTLIDPTCGSGHFLLSAFQRLFDDWQRREPATNARALAQRALDAIHGVDINPYAIAIARFRLLIAAMMAAGSDRLKDAPDFHFHLAVGDSLLHGPRHESQGQGIQGDMLDDTLTHVFEVEDKAKLERILGQRYPVVVGNPPYITVKDKALNQAYRDKYTACHIANTRSACPSPNAFSIWPCPARLHRGTTARPDSSV